A single window of Canis lupus familiaris isolate Mischka breed German Shepherd chromosome 7, alternate assembly UU_Cfam_GSD_1.0, whole genome shotgun sequence DNA harbors:
- the PBXIP1 gene encoding pre-B-cell leukemia transcription factor-interacting protein 1, whose amino-acid sequence MASYPGSDNSWVFASSESLPVETLGPESMTGLESMMDPESDRASQALGSPSRAAAEELAGAEDGGETLLQSEGSQSGPILPEKTEAEAVLEDDGCTREPSGLGDTLVQGDAEEAPVVAGLGPDTEDLEGQSPPQSQPSSPDASWPMEEAGCSSSEDDTDVDVEGLRRRRGLEPSAPQPVRPLGLDGLARGEGAGGELSISVNMCLLGALVLLGLGILLFSSGLSESDSGPAEELQVLPDSQLDTEVRVAVGDRQDELRQHLQAAAPSAGVPSLQNMALLLDRLAKENQDIRLLQAQLQAQKEELQSLMQQPRALEEENARLRGALQDGEASQRALESELQRLRARLQGLEADCTRGPDGMCLDGDRGSRGSGLTGEPSPGLLEQKERLEAEAQALRQELEKQRRLLGSVQQDLERSLRGVGRGDAARASLTELGHRLVQKLQGMEKWSQHPWVSANTSEARPQESRFQSAREWSGKEKWQDGQGGWSADHWKQKKEGSGWERKKSWRGEEDRELAGRWKEGRLRLAGWGGKKDGRQQGPKEPPRKSGGPHSSVGRQKHPQWKEGADDGHDLPPLWAELSRHKYRAPQGCSGVRECARQEGLAFGVELAPVQRQELASLLRTYLARLPWAGQLTKDLPLSPAYFGEDGIFRHDRLRFRDFVDALEDSLEEVAVRQTGDDDEVDDFEGFIFSHFFGDKSLKKRSGKKDRQLQSPGRG is encoded by the exons ATGGCTTCCTACCCAGGTTCTGACAATAGCTGGGTGTTTGCCAGCTCCGAG AGCCTGCCCGTGGAGACCCTGGGCCCAGAGTCCATGACGGGCCTGGAGTCCATGATGGACCCAGAATCGGACAGAGCGTCCCAGGCCCTTGGGAGCCCCTCCAGGGCAGCTGCGGAGGAGTTAGCTGGGGCTGAGGATGGAGGAG AGACCCTCTTGCAGAGCGAAGGCTCCCAGTCTGGTCCCATTCTGCCAGAGAAGACTGAGGCCGAg GCTGTCCTGGAAGACGATGGCTGCACCAGGGAGCCCTCTGGCCTGGGAGACACGCTGGTGCAGGGTGACGCAGAGGAGGCCCCTGTGGTGGCAGGCCTGGGACCAGACACAGAGGACCTGGAGGGTCAGAGCCCCCCACAGAGCCAGCCTTCATCTCCTGATGCAT cttgGCCCATGGAGGAGGCCGGCTGCTCCAGCAGTGAGGATGACACCGATGTGGATGTGGAGGGTCTGCGGAGACGGCGGGGCCTAGAGCCTAGTGCTCCCCAGCCTGTGAGGCCCCTGGGTCTCGATGGCCTGGCCAGAGGCGAGGGTGCAGGCGGGGAGCTGAGCATCTCTGTCAACATGTGCCTCCTTGGGGCCCTGGTTCTGCTGGGCCTGGGGATCCTCCTCTTCTCCA GTGGGCTCTCAGAGTCGGACAgtg GGCCCGCAGAGGAATTGCAGGTCCTCCCGGATTCCCAGCTGGACACCGAGGTGCGGGTTGCTGTGGGGGACAGGCAG GATGAGCTGAGGCAGCATCTGCAGGCTGCTGCACCCTCTGCTGGCGTCCCCAGTCTGCAGAACATGGCCCTCTTGTTGGACAGGCTGGCCAAGGAGAACCAGGATATCCGGTTGCTACAGGCCCAACTGCAG GCCCAGAAGGAAGagctgcagagcctgatgcagcagCCCAGGGCCCTAGAAGAGGAGAATGCCCGCCTCCGGGGGGCTCTGCAGGACGGCGAGGCCTCCCAGCGTGCCCTTGAGTCAGAGCTGCAGCGGCTTCGGGCCCGGCTTCAGGGGCTGGAGGCTGACTGCACCCGGGGCCCAGATGGCATGTGTCTCGATGGGGATAGAGGCTCCCGGGGCAGTGGGCTCACTGGGGAGCCGAGCCCTGGCCTCCTGGAGCAGAAGGAGCGTCTGGAGGCCGAGGCCCAGGCCTTACGGCAGGAGCTGGAGAAGCAGCGCCGGCTGCTGGGGTCGGTGCAGCAGGACCTGGAGCGGAGCTTGAGGGGTGTGGGCCGGGGGGACGCCGCTCGTGCCAGCCTGACTGAGCTGGGCCACAGGCTGGTCCAGAAGCTACAGGGCATGGAGAAATGGAGTCAACACCCTTGGGTCAGTGCCAACACCTCAGAGGCCAGGCCCCAGGAGTCCCGCTTCCAGAGTGCCAGGGAGTGGAGTGGGAAGGAGAAGTGGCAGGATGGGCAGGGGGGCTGGAGTGCTGATCACTGGAAGCAGAAGAAGGAGGGGTCTggctgggagagaaagaagagctggCGGGGTGAGGAGGACAGGGAGCTGGcagggaggtggaaggagggCAGGCTGAGGCTGGCGGGCTGGGGCGGCAAGAAGGACGGCAGGCAGCAGGGCCCCAAGGAGCCCCCTAGGAAAAGTGGGGGCCCTCACTCCTCTGTGGGGAGGCAGAAGCACCCTCAGTGGAAGGAAGGGGCTGATGACGGGCATGACCTTCCGCCACTGTGGGCAGAGCTGTCACGGCACAAGTACCGGGCACCCCAGGGCTGCTCGGGTGTGCGCGAGTGTGCCCGGCAGGAGGGTCTGGCCTTTGGTGTGGAGCTGGCCCCTGTGCAGCGACAGGAGCTGGCCTCTTTGCTAAGGACTTACCTGGCAcggctgccctgggctgggcagCTGACAAAGGACTTGCCCCTCTCGCCTGCTTACTTTGGCGAGGATGGCATCTTCCGCCATGACCGTCTCCGCTTCCGGGACTTCGTGGATGCCTTGGAGGACAGCCTGGAAGAGGTGGCTGTGAGACAGACTGGTGATGACGATGAGGTGGATGATTTTGAGGGCTTCATCTTCAGCCACTTCTTTGGAGACAAATCACTGAAGAAGAG GTCAGGAAAGAAGGACAGACAGTTGcagagcccagggaggggctga
- the PYGO2 gene encoding pygopus homolog 2, which produces MAASAPPPPDKLEGGGGPAPPPAPPGTGRKQGKAGLQMKSPEKKRRKSNTQGPAYSHLTEFAPPPTPMVDHLVASNPFEDDFGAPKVGGAAPPFLGSPVPFGGFRVQGGMAGQVPPGYGTGGGGGPQPLRRQPPPFPPNPMGPAFNMPPQGPGYPPPGNMNFPSQPFNQPLGQNFSPPGGQMMPGPVGGFGPMISPTMGQPPRGELGPHSLPQRFAQPGAPFGPSLQRPGQGLPSLPPNTSPFPGPDPGFPGPGGEDGGKPLNPPAPTAFPQEPHSGSPAAAVNGNQPSFPPNSSGRGGGTPDTNSLAPPSKVGGGSGPQPPPGLVYPCGACRSEVNDDQDAILCEASCQKWFHRECTGMTESAYGLLTTEASAVWACDLCLKTKEIQSVYIREGVGQLVAANDG; this is translated from the exons ATGGCCGCCTCGGCGCCGCCCCCACCGGACAAGCTGGAGGGAGGTGGCGGCCCCGCACCGCCCCCTGCGCCGCCGGGCACCGGGAGGAAGCAGGGCAAGGCCG GTTTGCAGATGAAGAGCCCAGAAAAGAAGCGGAGGAAGTCCAACACTCAG GGCCCTGCATACTCACACCTGACGGAGTTTGCACCACCCCCGACTCCCATGGTGGATCACCTGGTTGCATCCAACCCTTTTGAGGATGACTTCGGAGCCCCTAAAGTTGGGGGCGCAGCCCCTCCATTCCTTGGTAGTCCCGTCCCCTTTGGAGGCTTCCGTGTACAGGGGGGCATGGCAGGCCAGGTACCCCCAGGCTACGgcactgggggtggagggggtccCCAGCCTCTTCGTCGACAGCCACCCCCTTTCCCTCCCAACCCTATGGGCCCTGCTTTCAACATGccgccccagggccctgggtaCCCACCCCCAGGCAACATGAACTTTCCTAGCCAACCCTTCAACCAGCCTCTGGGTCAGAACTTCAGCCCTCCCGGTGGACAGATGATGCCAGGCCCAGTGGGGGGATTTGGCCCCATGATCTCACCCACCATGGGACAACCTCCCAGAGGGGAGCTGGGCCCCCATTCTCTCCCCCAGCGCTTTGCCCAGCCAGGAGCACCTTTTGGCCCTTCTCTCCAGAGACCTGGTCAGGGgctccccagcctgccccccaaCACAAGTCCCTTCCCTGGTCCGGACCCTGGCTTTCCTGGTCCTGGTGGTGAGGATGGGGGAAAGCCCTTGAATCCGCCTGCTCCCACTGCTTTTCCCCAGGAGCCTCACTCAGGCTCCCCAGCTGCTGCTGTTAATGGGAATCAGCCCAGTTTCCCCCCAAACAGCAGTGGGCGGGGTGGAGGGACTCCGGATACCAACAGCCTGGCACCCCCCAGCAAGGTGGGTGGGGGCTCAGGCCCTCAGCCTCCCCCAGGCCTGGTGTACCCATGTGGCGCCTGTCGCAGTGAGGTGAATGATGACCAGGATGCCATCCTGTGTGAGGCCTCCTGCCAGAAGTGGTTCCACCGAGAATGCACAGGCATGACGGAGAGCGCATACGGGCTGCTGACCACCGAGGCCTCTGCTGTCTGGGCTTGCGATCTCTGCCTCAAGACCAAGGAAATCCAGTCTGTGTACATCCGGGAGGGTGTGGGGCAGCTGGTGGCTGCTAACGATGGGTGA
- the CKS1B gene encoding cyclin-dependent kinases regulatory subunit 1, translating into MSHKQIYYSDKYDDEEFEYRHVMLPKDIAKLVPKTHLMSESEWRNLGVQQSQGWVHYMIHEPEPHILLFRRPLPKKPKK; encoded by the exons ATGTCGCACAAACAGATTTACTATTCGGACAAATACGACGACGAGGAGTTCGAGTACCG GCATGTCATGTTGCCCAAGGACATAGCCAAGCTGGTCCCTAAAACCCATCTGATGTCTGAATCTGAATGGAGGAATCTTGGAGTTCAGCAGAGTCAGGGATGGGTCCATTATATGATCCATGAACCAG AACCTCACATCTTGTTGTTCCGACGGCCACTGCCCAAGAAGCCGAAGAAATGA
- the SHC1 gene encoding SHC-transforming protein 1 — MDLLPPKPKYNPLRNESLSSLEEGASGSTPPEELPSPSASSLGPILPPLPGDESPTTLCSFFPRMSNLKLANPAGEPGRASKDGEGTGGAAVLDSAPLPLLQDMNKLSGGGGRRTRVEGGQLGGEEWTRHGSFVNKPTRGWLHPNDKVMGPGVSYLVRYMGCVEVLQSMRALDFNTRTQVTREAISLVCEAVPGAKGATRRRKPCSRPLSAILGRSNLKFAGMPITLTVSTSSLNLMAADCKQIIANHHMQSISFASGGDPDTAEYVAYVAKDPVNQRACHILECPEGLAQDVISTIGQAFELRFKQYLRNPPKLVTPHDRMAGFDGSAWDEEEEEPPDHQYYNDFPGKEPPLGGVVDMRLREAAPLGAVRPTPHVVQTPSHLGATLPVGQPVGGDPEIRKQMPPPPPCPGKELFDDPSYVNVQNLDRARQAGGGAGPPNPAINGSVPRDLFDMKPFEDALRVPPPPQAVAMAEQLRGEPWFHGKLSRREAEALLQLNGDFLVRESTTTPGQYVLTGLQSGQPKHLLLVDPEGVVRTKDHRFESVSHLISYHVDNHLPIISAGSELCLQQPVERKL, encoded by the exons ATGGATCTCCTGCCCCCCAAGCCCAAGTACAATCCACTTCGGAATGAGTCTCTGTCATCGCTGGAGGAAGGGGCTTCAGGGTCCACCCCACCGGAGGAACTACCTTCCCCATCGGCCTCCTCCCTGGGGCCCATCCTGCCACCTCTGCCTGGGGATGAGAGTCCCACTACCCTGTGCTCCTTCTTCCCCCGGATGAGCAACCTGAAGCTGGCTAACCCAGCTGGGGAGCCAGGAAGGGCCTCTAAGGATGGGGAGGGGACTGGAGGGGCCGCCGTGCTGGACtcagcccccctgcccctcctccaggacATGAACAAGCTGAGTGGAGGAGGCGGGCGCAGGACGCGGGTGGAAGGGGGCCAGCTGGGGGGCGAGGAGTGGACCCGCCACGGGAGCTTCGTCAATAAGCCCACACGGGGCTGGCTACATCCCAACGACAAAGTCATGGGACCTGGGGTTTCCTACTTGGTTCGG tACATGGGCTGTGTGGAGGTCCTGCAGTCAATGCGTGCCTTGGACTTCAACACCCGCACCCAAGTCACCAG GGAGGCCATCAGTCTGGTGTGTGAGGCTGTGCCCGGTGCCAAGGGGGCTACAAGAAGGAGAAAG CCCTGTAGCCGCCCACTCAGTGCCATCCTGGGGAGGAGTAATCTGAAATTTGCGGGAATGCCAATCACTCTCACCGTCTCCACCAGCAGCCTCAACCTTATGGCCGCAGACTGCAAACAG ATCATCGCCAACCACCACATGCAGTCTATCTCCTTTGCGTCCGGTGGGGACCCG GACACAGCTGAGTACGTCGCCTATGTTGCCAAAGACCCGGTGAATCAGAGAG CCTGTCATATCCTGGAATGTCCCGAAGGGCTTGCTCAGGATGTCATCAGCACCATCGGCCAGGCCTTCGAGTTGCGCTTCAAACAATACCTCAGGAACCCGCCCAAGCTGGTCACCCCTCATGACAG GATGGCTGGTTTTGACGGCTCAGCttgggatgaggaggaggaagagccacCTGACCACCAGTACTATAATGACTTCCCGGGGAAGGAGCCCCCTCTTGGGGGAGTGGTGGACATGAGGCTTCGGGAAGCAGCCCCCCTGGGGGCTGTTCGGCCCACCCCACACGTTGTCCAGACCCCCAGCCACCTGGGAGCAACGCTG CCTGTGGGGCAGCCTGTTGGGGGAGACCCAGAAATTCGCAAACAGATGCCACCTCCACCACCCTGCCCAG GTAAAGAGCTCTTTGATGATCCATCCTACGTCAATGTCCAGAACCTAGACAGGGCCCggcaagcagggggtggggctgggccccCCAATCCTGCCATCAATGGCAGCGTGCCCCGAGATCTCTTTGATATGA AGCCCTTCGAAGATGCGCTTCGGGTGCCTCCACCTCCCCAGGCGGTGGCCATGGCTGAGCAGCTCCGAGGGGAGCCCTGGTTCCATGGGAAGCTGAGCCGGCGGGAGGCCGAGGCCCTGCTGCAGCTCAATGGGGACTTCCTGGTGCGGGAGAGCACGACCACACCCGGCCAGTACGTGCTCACTGGCTTGCAGAGTGGGCAGCCCAAGCACCTGCTGCTGGTGGACCCGGAGGGTGTG GTTCGAACAAAGGATCACCGCTTTGAGAGTGTCAGCCACCTCATCAGCTACCACGTGGACAATCACTTGCCTATCATCTCTGCGGGCAGTGAACTCTGTCTCCAACAGCCTGTGGAGCGGAAGCTGTGA
- the FLAD1 gene encoding FAD synthase isoform X2 → MASRAFAPPPGRSVTAGIIIVGDEILKGHTQDTNTYFLCRTLRSLGVQVCRVSVVPDEVTTIAAEITSFSSRFTHVLTAGGIGPTHDDVTFEAVAQAFGDELKPHPELEAAIKALGGKGWEKLSLVPSSARLHYGTDPQTGQPFKFPLVSVRNVYLFPGIPELLRRVLEGLKGLFQNTAVQFHLRELYVAADEASIAPILAEAQAHFGRKLGLGSYPDWGSNYYQVKLTLDSEEEGPLEECLAYLTAHLPPGSLVPYVPDAVQQASEAVYKLAESESSLGKKVAGALQTIEGALAQYGLTHLCVGFNGGKDCTALLHLLHAAVQRKCPDAQEPLQILYIRSISPFPELEQFLQDTIKSPLRSTGIICRCWRLRAT, encoded by the exons ATGGCATCTAGGGCCTTTGCACCTCCCCCAGGGCGCAGCGTGACGGCGGGCATCATCATTGTTGGAGATGAGATCCTCAAG GGACACACTCAGGACACCAACACCTACTTTTTGTGCCGGACACTGCGCTCCCTGGGGGTCCAGGTGTGCCGCGTCTCTGTTGTCCCTGATGAGGTCACCACGATTGCAGCCGAGATCACTTCTTTCTCCAGCCGCTTCACCCACGTCCTCACAGCAGGGGGCATCGGCCCCACTCATGACGATGTAACCTTTGAGGCTGTAGCACAGGCCTTCGGGGATGAGCTTAAGCCACACCCGGAGCTGGAAGCAGCCATCAAAGCCCTAGGAGGGAAGGGCTGGGAGAAGCTGTCTCTGGTGCCCTCCTCTGCCCGCCTGCATTACGGCACAGATCCTCAAACGGGCCAGCCCTTCAAATTCCCGCTGGTCTCCGTCCGAAACGTCTACCTCTTCCCAGGCATTCCCGAGCTGCTAAGGAGGGTGCTGGAGGGGCTGAAGGGGCTGTTCCAAAACACAGCTGTGCAGTTCCACCTGCGGGAGCTCTATGTGGCCGCTGATGAGGCCTCTATCGCCCCCATCCtggctgaggcccaggcccacTTTGGGCGCAAGCTTGGCCTGGGTTCCTACCCTGACTGGGGCAGCAACTACTATCAGGTGAAGCTGACGCTGGACTCGGAGGAGGAAGGGCCCCTGGAAGAATGCCTGGCCTACCTGACTGCCCATCTTCCCCCGGGGTCACTGGTCCCCTATGTGCCGGATGCTGTGCAGCAGGCCAGTGAGGCCGTATATAAACTGGCAGAGTCAG AGTCTTCCCTGGGGAAGAAGGTGGCAGGTGCCCTGCAGACTATCGAGGGTGCCCTGGCTCAGTATGGCCTCACCCACCTCTGTGTGGGCTTCAATGGCGGCAAGGACTGCACCGCACTGCTGCACCTCCTCCATGCGGCCGTGCAGAG gaaaTGCCCCGATGCTCAGGAACCCCTGCAGATCCTGTATATCCGCAGCATCTCCCCTTTCCCCGAGCTGGAGCAGTTCCTCCAGGATACCATCAAGAG